The Sulfolobus acidocaldarius DSM 639 genome has a window encoding:
- a CDS encoding RNA-guided endonuclease InsQ/TnpB family protein — MDGNHIVRTVMLSLKVNSEVYARLKEVEEEYKQILEDAIDYGLRNNINSFTKLKAGIYRQERAKHHSLPSHYIYTACEDASARLKSYLKRRKQGKAYTDKPEIRNVSVHLDDHLWKFSLSEVRIVTRKGWVSLKPFFTKLFWRYYNDGWALASESSFKLCKGNVVKLYLVFKRPLPKPFEAKGYIPVDLNEDNVSVLLDGKPLLVETSVKKITLGYAYKRKRISEGRSTKDRVVRRALKSLKERFKKLDIRRKLAKLIVTEALREGKGIILEDLPKNTPEKMVQDIKDKQLRDRIYKSAFASLKNAIVEKAKEFGVPVLLVNPAYTSSVCPIHECKIIYPPDGSSAPRVGVCERGRERWHRDVVALYNLLKKAGNVSPMPLGSKESHDPLTVRLGEWLRAKSLHLTLNVNKMMGMTV, encoded by the coding sequence ATGGACGGCAACCATATAGTTAGGACTGTAATGTTAAGCCTTAAAGTCAACTCAGAAGTTTATGCAAGGCTCAAGGAGGTTGAGGAGGAGTATAAGCAAATACTTGAAGACGCCATAGATTACGGTTTAAGGAATAACATAAACTCGTTTACAAAGCTTAAGGCCGGTATCTATAGGCAAGAAAGGGCTAAACATCACTCTTTACCTTCTCATTACATCTACACAGCTTGTGAGGATGCAAGTGCTAGGTTAAAGAGCTATCTGAAGAGGAGGAAACAAGGCAAGGCTTATACAGACAAGCCAGAGATAAGAAATGTCTCTGTCCACTTAGACGACCACTTGTGGAAGTTTTCACTAAGCGAAGTTAGGATTGTAACAAGAAAGGGTTGGGTGTCATTAAAGCCATTTTTCACTAAACTATTCTGGAGGTATTATAATGACGGTTGGGCTTTGGCTAGTGAGTCCTCTTTCAAACTGTGTAAGGGTAATGTGGTTAAGCTTTACCTAGTCTTCAAGAGACCATTACCAAAGCCTTTTGAGGCTAAAGGGTATATACCAGTTGACTTAAACGAGGACAATGTCTCAGTACTGCTAGATGGTAAACCTTTACTGGTAGAGACTAGTGTCAAGAAGATTACCCTTGGTTATGCTTATAAGAGGAAGAGGATTAGTGAGGGTAGGTCTACAAAGGATAGAGTTGTTAGGAGGGCTCTGAAGAGCTTGAAAGAGAGGTTTAAGAAGTTAGACATTCGTAGAAAGTTGGCTAAGCTGATTGTTACTGAGGCTTTGAGGGAGGGTAAGGGTATAATCCTAGAGGATTTGCCAAAGAACACTCCAGAGAAGATGGTTCAAGACATTAAGGACAAGCAGTTGAGGGACAGGATTTACAAGTCTGCTTTCGCCTCTCTGAAGAATGCTATCGTAGAGAAGGCTAAGGAGTTTGGTGTACCCGTCTTGTTGGTTAACCCTGCTTATACTTCCTCTGTTTGTCCAATACATGAGTGTAAAATCATTTACCCACCCGATGGGAGCTCTGCTCCAAGGGTGGGTGTTTGTGAGAGAGGAAGGGAAAGGTGGCATAGGGATGTAGTAGCGTTATACAACCTCTTAAAGAAAGCTGGTAATGTGAGCCCAATGCCGTTGGGCTCGAAGGAGTCCCATGACCCACTCACCGTAAGATTAGGTGAGTGGTTGAGGGCTAAGTCCCTACACTTGACCTTGAATGTTAATAAAATGATGGGAATGACAGTGTAG